TTCAACGTGGCCTACTACAAGAACGACGCAGTCGAAGCCGGTATCGCCAAGGCGCTGGTGACCACCGATCCGGCCATCAAGGCGCAGATTTACGCCGACGTGCAACAGCGCGTGTGGAAAGACGCACCCTGGATCAACCTGGCCACGCTGCAGCTGGTATCGGCCCGCACCAAGAACTTCAGCGGTTTCTACGTGATGCCCGACCGTTCGTTCAACTTTGACGAAATCGAACTGAAGTAAACCCCGGCTCGCATGCTCAACTACATCCTCAAGCGGCTGCTGGGCCTGCTGCCCACGCTGCTGATCGTGGCGGGGCTGGTGTTTCTGTTCGTCCACCTGCTGCCAGGCGACCCTGCGCGGCTGGCAGCAGGGCAGGATGCGGATTTTGAAACCGTGCAGACCATCCGCCGCGATCTGGGGCTGGACTTACCCATGCACCAGCAGTTCTGGCGTTTCATCAGCCACGCAGCGCAGGGGGATTTTGGCCAGTCACTGCGCAGCAAACGCCCGGTATCCACCGAGATCGCCGAGCGCTTCATGCCCACCTTCTGGCTCACCGTGGCGGCCATGGGCTGGTCGGTGCTGCTGGGGCTGGTGATTGGCACGGTGTCTGCCGTGTGGCGCAACCGCTGGCCAGACCGCCTGGGCATGACGCTGGCCATCACCGGCATTTCTTTCCCGTCGTTCGCGCTAGGCATGGTGCTGATGGAGGTGTTTTCGGTGCAGCTGGGCTGGCTGCCCACGGTGGGTGCAGACACCTGGAAGCA
This sequence is a window from Rhodoferax sp. WC2427. Protein-coding genes within it:
- the gsiC gene encoding glutathione ABC transporter permease GsiC, whose protein sequence is MLNYILKRLLGLLPTLLIVAGLVFLFVHLLPGDPARLAAGQDADFETVQTIRRDLGLDLPMHQQFWRFISHAAQGDFGQSLRSKRPVSTEIAERFMPTFWLTVAAMGWSVLLGLVIGTVSAVWRNRWPDRLGMTLAITGISFPSFALGMVLMEVFSVQLGWLPTVGADTWKHYVLPSLTLGAGVAAVMARFTRSSFIDILKEDYVRTARAKGLGEFVVVVKHGLRNALIPVVTMMGLQFGFLLGGSIVVEKVFNWPGMGRLLVDAVEMRDFPVIQAEVLLFSLEFILINLVVDVLYAVINPAIRYK